In Streptomyces chartreusis, the following proteins share a genomic window:
- the rpsR gene encoding 30S ribosomal protein S18 has product MAKPPVRKPKKKVCAFCKDKVTYVDYKDTNMLRKFISDRGKIRARRVTGNCTQHQRDVATAVKNSREMALLPYTSTAR; this is encoded by the coding sequence ATGGCGAAGCCGCCTGTGCGCAAGCCGAAGAAGAAGGTCTGCGCTTTCTGCAAGGACAAGGTCACATACGTGGACTACAAGGACACGAACATGCTGCGGAAGTTCATTTCCGACCGCGGCAAGATCCGTGCCCGCCGCGTGACCGGCAACTGCACGCAGCACCAGCGTGACGTCGCCACGGCCGTCAAGAACAGCCGTGAGATGGCGCTGCTGCCCTACACCTCCACCGCGCGATAA
- a CDS encoding single-stranded DNA-binding protein, which yields MAGETVITVVGNLVDDPELRFTPSGAAVAKFRVASTPRTFDRQTNEWKDGESLFLTCSVWRQAAENVAESLQRGMRVIVQGRLKQRSYEDREGVKRTVYELDVEEVGASLRNATAKVTKTSGGARGGQGGYGGGGGQGGGGWGGNSGGGQQGGGGAPADDPWATGAPAGGNQGGGGGGGWGGNSGGGQQGGGYSDEPPF from the coding sequence ATGGCAGGCGAGACCGTCATCACGGTCGTCGGCAATCTTGTCGACGACCCCGAGCTGCGCTTCACCCCCTCCGGTGCGGCGGTCGCGAAGTTCCGTGTCGCGTCCACTCCCCGCACCTTCGACCGTCAGACGAACGAGTGGAAGGACGGCGAGAGCCTGTTCCTGACCTGCTCGGTCTGGCGTCAGGCGGCGGAGAACGTGGCCGAGTCGCTCCAGCGAGGCATGCGCGTCATCGTGCAGGGCCGGCTGAAGCAGCGGTCCTACGAGGACCGTGAGGGCGTCAAGCGCACGGTCTACGAGCTGGACGTCGAGGAAGTCGGCGCCAGCCTGCGGAACGCCACGGCGAAGGTCACCAAGACCTCCGGTGGCGCCCGTGGTGGCCAGGGTGGTTACGGCGGCGGTGGCGGCCAGGGTGGCGGCGGCTGGGGTGGAAACTCCGGCGGTGGCCAGCAGGGCGGCGGCGGTGCTCCTGCCGACGACCCGTGGGCGACCGGCGCTCCCGCCGGTGGCAACCAGGGCGGCGGCGGTGGCGGCGGCTGGGGTGGAAACTCCGGCGGCGGCCAGCAGGGCGGCGGCTACTCGGACGAGCCCCCCTTCTAG
- the rpsF gene encoding 30S ribosomal protein S6: MRHYEVMVILDPDLEERAVAPLIENFLSVVREGNGKVEKVDTWGRRRLSYEIKKKPEGIYSVIDLQAEPAIVKELDRQMNLNESVLRTKVLRPETH, translated from the coding sequence ATGCGTCACTACGAGGTGATGGTCATCCTCGACCCCGATCTGGAGGAGCGCGCTGTCGCCCCCCTGATCGAGAACTTCCTCTCCGTCGTCCGTGAGGGCAACGGCAAGGTCGAGAAGGTCGACACCTGGGGCCGTCGTCGTCTCTCGTACGAGATCAAGAAGAAGCCCGAGGGCATCTACTCGGTCATCGATCTGCAGGCCGAGCCTGCGATCGTCAAGGAGCTCGACCGCCAGATGAACCTGAACGAGTCGGTCCTCCGGACCAAGGTCCTCCGCCCCGAGACCCACTGA